One genomic region from Candidatus Neptunochlamydia vexilliferae encodes:
- a CDS encoding DHA2 family efflux MFS transporter permease subunit, which produces MYDEPLKGARLLLGAIALSLCTFMQVLDASIANVSIPYIAGDLAVSVNDGTWVITMFAVGNAIGLPLTGWVARRFGSVRVIMTSIFLFTLFSWLCGLSVSILMIVTMRFIQGLVAGPLIPLSQSLLLLSFPKEKKNLGLALWNMVVVVGPIAGPILGGWLTYDYSWPWIFYVNIPVGIFCFLIIRFLYKERETPSEKIPLDVYGLVFLAFAVSALQIVLDQGQQLDWWRSYTVRALVITSAIGFIFLFIWEKTHKTPIFDLSMFKNRNFTLGTIVTAISYMLLFGTIVVSPLWLQETMGYTAYLAGLAVSTMGIIPFLTVLFVAKLMSRVRLAYLVMSSFFAYAAAVFYFSRFTTAVSFEVIATSRLFLGIGICTYLAPLTALSFAHMPPDKLAMGQGMFHFFRIFMGGVGTSLFTTMWERRGTHHHSNLVDTINAYNPVSKQLFSDLADLNIFGEKALAVVDTMAWKQAYMLSLNDIFWVAGWTFVLCFLACFFFKKREQLQVVSQTE; this is translated from the coding sequence ATGTATGATGAGCCACTAAAAGGTGCCCGCCTTCTTTTAGGGGCGATTGCCCTTTCCCTCTGCACCTTCATGCAGGTCCTTGACGCTTCCATTGCCAACGTTTCGATTCCTTACATCGCCGGCGATCTCGCCGTCAGCGTCAATGATGGCACCTGGGTCATCACGATGTTTGCGGTTGGGAACGCGATTGGCCTTCCCTTAACCGGGTGGGTGGCTCGCCGTTTTGGTTCGGTCCGCGTCATTATGACATCTATCTTTCTCTTCACCCTGTTCTCATGGCTCTGTGGCCTTTCGGTGAGCATCTTGATGATCGTCACCATGCGCTTTATCCAAGGACTAGTGGCAGGTCCCTTAATTCCTCTCTCGCAAAGTCTCCTCCTCCTCTCTTTTCCCAAAGAAAAGAAAAACCTCGGTCTTGCCCTTTGGAACATGGTGGTCGTTGTCGGTCCGATCGCAGGCCCCATTCTTGGCGGTTGGCTCACCTATGACTACTCGTGGCCCTGGATCTTTTACGTGAATATTCCCGTGGGGATTTTCTGCTTTCTAATCATCCGATTCCTCTATAAAGAGCGGGAAACCCCCTCTGAAAAAATCCCTCTCGATGTCTATGGCCTTGTCTTCCTGGCCTTTGCCGTTTCCGCCCTTCAAATTGTCCTCGACCAAGGGCAACAGCTCGACTGGTGGCGCTCTTATACCGTCCGCGCTCTTGTGATCACTTCAGCCATCGGTTTTATCTTCCTCTTCATCTGGGAAAAGACCCACAAGACCCCTATCTTCGACCTTTCGATGTTTAAAAACCGGAACTTTACCTTGGGGACGATCGTCACAGCCATCTCCTATATGCTCCTCTTTGGAACTATCGTCGTGTCTCCCCTTTGGCTCCAAGAGACGATGGGCTACACCGCCTACCTAGCCGGTCTTGCCGTCTCCACCATGGGGATCATCCCTTTCCTCACCGTCCTCTTTGTCGCCAAGCTGATGAGCCGTGTCCGCCTCGCCTACCTCGTCATGTCCTCTTTCTTCGCCTATGCAGCAGCGGTTTTTTACTTTAGCCGCTTCACCACTGCAGTCTCCTTTGAAGTGATCGCTACCTCCCGCCTCTTCCTTGGGATCGGCATTTGCACCTACCTCGCCCCTCTCACTGCGCTGAGCTTTGCCCATATGCCTCCCGACAAGCTTGCCATGGGTCAGGGGATGTTTCACTTCTTCCGGATCTTTATGGGGGGAGTGGGAACGTCCCTTTTTACCACCATGTGGGAGCGGCGGGGGACCCACCACCACAGCAACCTCGTCGACACGATCAATGCTTACAACCCGGTGAGCAAGCAGCTCTTTTCCGACCTTGCCGATCTCAATATTTTTGGGGAAAAAGCGCTTGCCGTTGTCGATACAATGGCATGGAAGCAAGCTTATATGCTCTCTCTTAACGACATCTTTTGGGTGGCAGGGTGGACCTTTGTCCTCTGCTTCCTCGCCTGCTTCTTTTTCAAGAAGCGGGAGCAGCTGCAGGTGGTTTCACAAACAGAATAG